In one window of Lampris incognitus isolate fLamInc1 chromosome 3, fLamInc1.hap2, whole genome shotgun sequence DNA:
- the LOC130110705 gene encoding zinc finger protein RFP-like, which translates to MASGSSLLSQEHFLCSVCLDVFTDPVTIPCGHNFCKSCITQCWDSNEECRCPNCNELFNTRLEPRVNHFIREMTFQLRESMRVEASSCPDQQYTTPGEVPCDICTGTKVKALKSCLVCLASYCETHLEPHQKVTGLKRHQLIDPVENLEDRICKKHYQPLDLFCKTEQVCVCQFCTESDHKLHPVVPLKGEYEEKKIQLGKKEAEVQQMIQQRQLKIQEVKQSVEISKEDADREIAHSVQVFTVLMSSIERSQDELIDMIQEKQKTTEKQAEGFIEELEEEIRELKKRSTELEQLSQIKEHLHLLQSFSSLNTPPQTKDWTEVSVHQPSYVGTVRTAVEQLEQTVRKEIEKLCEAELKRVQQYEVAVTLDPDTANPYLVLSGDGKQVYCGNIYNNLPDNPERFSQFVHVLGKQSFSSGRFYFEVMVKEKTDWTLGVVRESVNRKGEVFLCPQDGFWTTWLRNGIGACLSVTEKIQKVGVFVDYEEGLVYFYDVDAVAQIYSFTGCNFTERLYPFFSPDLTDGGKNSAPLIISPVNKV; encoded by the coding sequence ATGGCCTCTGGCAGCAGTCTCCTGTCTCAAGAGCACTTcctgtgttctgtctgtctggatgTGTTCACTGATCCAGTCACCATACCATGTGGACACAACTTCTGTAAATCCTGTATCACACAGTGCTGGGACAGTAATGAAGAGTGTCGGTGTCCAAACTGTAATGAATTGTTTAACACAAGACTTGAGCCGAGGGTCAATCATTTCATACGTGAGATGACTTTTCAGTTAAGAGAGTCCATGAGAGTGGAAGCCAGCAGCTGCCCTGACCAACAATATACCACACCGGGAGAAGTTCCCTGTGACATCTGCACTGGGACCAAGGTCAAGGCCCTCAAGTCCTGTCTGGTGTGTCTGGCCTCGTACTGTGAGACTCACCTGGAGCCGCATCAGAAAGTCACCGGTCTGAAAAGACATCAGCTGATCGACCCTGTGGAGAATCTGGAAGACAGGATATGCAAGAAGCATTACCAACCTCTGGACCTGTTCTGTAAGactgaacaggtgtgtgtgtgtcagttctgcACTGAATCAGACCACAAGTTACATCCTGTTGTTCCTCTGAAGGgggaatatgaagaaaagaagaTTCAGCTGGGCAAGAAAGAGGCTGAAGTTCAGCAGATGATCCAGCAGAGACAACTTAAGATTCAAGAGGTTAAACAATCAGTAGAAATCAGCAAAGAAgatgcagacagagagatagcCCACAGTGTTCAGGTCTTCACTGTTCTGATGAGCTCCATTGAGAGGAGCCAGGATGAGCTCATTGACATGATTCAAGAGAAACAGAAAACAACAGAGAAACAGGCTGAAGGCTTCATTGAAGAGTTGGAAGAGGAAATtagggagctgaagaagaggagcaCAGAGCTGGAGCAACTCTCACAAATCAAagaacacctccacctcctccagagCTTCTCATCCCTCAACACTCCTCCACAGACCAAGGACTGGACAGAGGTCAGTGTCCACCAGCCATCTTATGTGGGGACTGTGAGGACAGCTGTGGAGCAGCTGGAGCAGACGGTCAGGAAAGAGATAGAGAAGCTGTGTGAGGCTGAGCTGAAGAGGGTCCAGCAGTATGAAGTGGCTGTGACTCTAGATCCTGATACCGCAAATCCCTATCTCGTCCTGTCTGGGGATGGAAAACAAGTATATTGTGGAAACATTTACAATAACCTCCCAGACAACCCAGAGAGATTCTCTCAATTTGTTCATGTCTTAGGAAAGCAGAGCTTCTCCTCAGGAAGATTTTATTTTGAAGTTATGGTGAAAGAGAAGACTGATTGGACTTTAGGAGTGGTCAGAGAGTCTGTCAACAGGAAGGGAGAAGTCTTTCTGTGTCCTCAGGATGGCTTCTGGACAACATGGCTGAGGAATGGAATTGGTGCCTGCCTCTCTGTGACAGAGAAGATCCAGAAGGTGGGGGTGTTTGTGGATTATGAGGAGGGTCTGGTCTACTTTTATGACGTAGATGCTGTCGCTCAAATCTACTCTTTCACTGGCTGCAACTTCACTGAGAGACTCTACCCGTTCTTCAGTCCTGATCTTACTGATGGTGGTAAAAACTCTGCTCCTCTCATCATCTCTCCTGTCAACAAAGTCTGA